A region from the Mucilaginibacter sp. CSA2-8R genome encodes:
- a CDS encoding long-chain fatty acid--CoA ligase: MNSVQKPTTVPALIRHIVAHIHPDTHPFLTHKVKDTWVDISYREAIENIDAISAWFLHLGIKKGDRIGLVIENGPEYIYFDQALQQIGAINTSIYPTLTEAETEYILNDSGVRVLLVGNPFLLRKVVKVANSCPVLMRIIPAFDEFEKYTEKANLNAGVISLADVIQQGQPLVKQYNQTINIAREAILPSDLSCLIYTSGTTGTPKGVMLMHSNFVQTVWGGLNQISIVDKDDVFLSFLPLSHVFERAATYYICMGAGARIAFSQSLELLAKNMTEVRPTIMNCVPRLLERIHDKAMKNGATAGGMKTKIFYWAFEVGAKYRTARESGKKPGLILRNQQKLADKLVFSKIKEKTGGRLKFLISGGGALPKNVGEFFGNVGIPVLEGYGLTETTGPVCVTEFDRQVYGTAGRILPGSEFGIQDVETGKIYTVQTHQSMDPQFTSPEGEILIKGVAVMKGYWNKPEETKAAIDTNGWFHSGDIGRFYKGYVQITDRLKNMLVNAYGKNIYPTPVENTYLKSPKIEQIFLVGDRREYVTAIIVPPKELLQETFGFKETWFEQPEPFVDEKQVTDWLAQDIRKLSNELAKFERIKNFKIKRNPFSMEEGEMTVTLKAKRKVIEKKYAQAIDDMYMQEVDAD; the protein is encoded by the coding sequence ATGAACTCCGTTCAAAAGCCTACTACCGTTCCTGCCTTAATTCGCCATATTGTTGCTCATATTCACCCGGATACGCATCCGTTTTTAACGCACAAGGTTAAGGATACCTGGGTTGACATCTCCTACCGCGAGGCTATCGAAAACATAGATGCCATATCGGCCTGGTTTCTGCACCTGGGTATTAAAAAAGGCGACCGCATTGGTTTGGTGATTGAAAATGGCCCGGAGTATATTTATTTTGACCAGGCGTTGCAGCAAATCGGCGCCATTAATACATCCATCTACCCTACCCTTACCGAGGCCGAAACCGAATACATCTTGAATGATTCTGGCGTAAGAGTTTTGCTGGTGGGTAATCCATTTTTGTTGCGCAAAGTAGTTAAAGTGGCTAACAGTTGCCCCGTGCTCATGCGCATTATCCCGGCTTTCGATGAATTTGAAAAGTATACTGAAAAAGCCAATCTTAACGCTGGTGTGATTAGCCTGGCCGATGTGATACAGCAAGGCCAGCCGTTGGTTAAGCAATATAACCAAACTATTAACATTGCCCGCGAGGCTATCTTACCTTCAGATTTGTCGTGCCTTATTTACACCTCGGGTACCACCGGTACACCTAAAGGCGTTATGCTGATGCACAGCAACTTTGTACAAACGGTTTGGGGCGGCCTTAACCAGATATCGATTGTAGACAAAGATGACGTGTTTCTGTCGTTTTTGCCGTTGTCGCACGTATTTGAGCGGGCGGCTACCTATTATATCTGTATGGGTGCCGGTGCTCGTATTGCTTTTTCGCAAAGCCTGGAACTATTGGCTAAAAACATGACCGAGGTGCGGCCTACCATTATGAATTGCGTACCCCGCTTGTTAGAGCGCATTCACGACAAGGCCATGAAAAACGGTGCCACCGCCGGAGGCATGAAAACCAAGATTTTTTATTGGGCATTTGAAGTAGGTGCCAAATACCGCACAGCTCGTGAAAGCGGCAAAAAGCCGGGTTTGATTTTGCGCAACCAACAAAAACTGGCCGACAAGCTGGTGTTCAGCAAAATTAAAGAAAAAACCGGCGGCCGTTTAAAATTCCTGATTTCGGGCGGGGGAGCGTTGCCTAAAAACGTAGGTGAATTTTTCGGCAATGTGGGCATCCCGGTGCTGGAGGGCTATGGCCTAACCGAAACTACCGGTCCGGTTTGCGTAACCGAATTTGACCGCCAGGTATACGGTACAGCCGGGCGCATTCTGCCGGGTTCTGAATTTGGTATTCAGGATGTGGAAACCGGTAAAATTTATACTGTGCAAACCCACCAGTCTATGGATCCGCAGTTTACCTCTCCTGAGGGCGAAATCCTGATTAAGGGCGTAGCCGTGATGAAGGGTTACTGGAACAAACCCGAAGAAACTAAGGCAGCCATTGATACCAACGGCTGGTTTCATAGCGGCGATATTGGCCGGTTTTATAAAGGCTACGTGCAAATTACTGACCGCTTAAAAAACATGCTGGTGAATGCTTACGGTAAAAATATATATCCAACCCCGGTAGAAAACACTTACCTCAAGAGCCCTAAAATAGAGCAGATATTTTTAGTCGGCGACCGCCGCGAGTATGTTACTGCCATTATTGTACCGCCTAAAGAGCTGCTGCAGGAAACCTTCGGCTTTAAAGAAACCTGGTTTGAACAACCCGAACCTTTTGTAGATGAAAAGCAGGTGACCGACTGGTTGGCACAAGATATCCGCAAGCTCAGCAATGAGCTGGCTAAGTTTGAGCGTATCAAAAACTTCAAAATTAAACGCAACCCGTTCAGCATGGAAGAAGGCGAAATGACCGTTACCCTGAAAGCCAAGCGTAAAGTGATTGAAAAGAAATATGCTCAAGCCATTGACGACATGTACATGCAGGAAGTGGACGCAGATTAG
- a CDS encoding sterol desaturase family protein, with protein sequence MQETSTILFKHFSLSAIRYFVLAGIPFLLFYKLFNTWFNKNKIQNRRANVKDFVREIGHSLQTTLVFAIIGYLALHSPIKNYTRLYTNINEFPGWWIWVSLIISLIIHDTYFYWMHRLLHHKKLFKLAHLVHHQSTNPSPWASYSFHFLEAWTEGAVLFVIIFLIPVHPLTVILFTIIGFIINVYGHLGYEIAPKQLRNSVLFEVLNTSVHHNVHHSKFKGNYGLYFRVWDRLMGTEHPDYVKEYDRIQQQRFGKPSVQVVNNRNETVSVNKKAA encoded by the coding sequence ATGCAAGAGACATCAACTATCCTGTTTAAACATTTTAGTTTATCGGCCATCCGTTACTTTGTATTGGCGGGTATACCATTCCTATTATTTTATAAACTGTTTAATACCTGGTTTAACAAAAATAAAATTCAGAACCGCCGGGCCAACGTAAAAGACTTCGTCCGCGAGATTGGGCATTCGCTGCAAACCACCCTAGTATTTGCCATTATAGGTTATCTAGCCCTGCACAGCCCGATTAAAAACTATACCCGGTTATACACTAATATTAACGAATTCCCCGGTTGGTGGATTTGGGTGAGCTTAATCATCAGCCTCATCATCCATGATACTTACTTTTACTGGATGCACCGCCTGCTGCACCACAAAAAACTGTTTAAGCTGGCACATCTAGTGCATCATCAGTCTACCAACCCATCGCCCTGGGCTTCCTATTCTTTTCATTTTTTAGAAGCCTGGACAGAGGGTGCCGTGCTGTTTGTAATTATATTCCTCATCCCAGTCCATCCGCTTACCGTCATCCTGTTTACTATTATAGGCTTCATAATCAATGTTTACGGACATTTAGGTTATGAGATAGCGCCTAAGCAGCTGCGAAATAGCGTTCTATTTGAGGTTTTGAACACCTCGGTACATCACAACGTTCACCATAGCAAATTTAAGGGAAACTACGGCCTGTACTTCAGGGTTTGGGACCGGCTGATGGGTACCGAGCATCCCGACTATGTTAAAGAGTATGACCGCATACAGCAACAGCGATTTGGGAAACCGAGCGTACAGGTAGTTAATAACAGGAATGAAACGGTTAGTGTAAATAAAAAGGCCGCTTAA
- a CDS encoding Crp/Fnr family transcriptional regulator: MLSPDDIQFYLGIFKGLSLADLYELFKMAQVKRIPAGGVYIEQGATSKKLGFIRKGLIRAYRIKDNGDDVTLMLRWENQFIASHDTVILNQPSRFTYQALEDITLMELDYGRMENILDNNPKLSSYRNVILLRMLSEALERMESFVLLTPEERYLHLLTEKPNIFNRVPNKYLATLLGITPVSLSRIRKRISQTPKR, from the coding sequence ATGCTCAGTCCCGACGATATTCAATTTTACCTCGGCATATTTAAAGGCTTAAGCCTTGCCGATTTGTATGAGCTGTTTAAAATGGCCCAGGTAAAACGCATACCCGCCGGAGGTGTTTATATTGAACAGGGCGCAACGTCCAAAAAGCTGGGCTTTATACGCAAAGGGCTCATTAGGGCATACCGCATTAAAGACAACGGCGACGATGTAACGCTGATGCTGCGCTGGGAAAATCAGTTTATCGCTTCGCACGATACGGTAATTTTAAACCAGCCATCGCGTTTTACCTATCAGGCGCTTGAAGATATTACCCTTATGGAACTGGACTACGGCCGGATGGAAAACATATTAGATAATAACCCAAAGTTATCATCTTACCGCAACGTCATCTTGCTGCGTATGCTGTCGGAAGCACTGGAGCGTATGGAATCATTCGTGCTGCTCACCCCCGAAGAGAGATACCTGCATCTGCTAACCGAAAAGCCTAACATCTTTAACCGGGTGCCCAATAAATACCTGGCCACCCTGTTGGGCATTACTCCCGTATCGTTAAGCCGCATCCGTAAGCGAATCAGCCAAACGCCTAAACGTTAA
- the iscU gene encoding Fe-S cluster assembly scaffold IscU, protein MAYSDKVIDHYTNPRNVGTLDKSSHKVGTGLVGAPECGDVMRLQIEVDDNNVITDAKFKTFGCGSAIASSSLATEWLKGKSIDDAMAIDNMDIVEELALPPVKIHCSVLAEDAIKAAINDYRVKNGLAPIESEKSHH, encoded by the coding sequence ATGGCTTATTCAGATAAAGTAATTGACCATTACACTAACCCACGTAACGTGGGTACGCTCGACAAGAGCAGCCACAAAGTAGGTACCGGTTTAGTTGGTGCACCCGAGTGTGGTGACGTAATGCGTCTGCAAATTGAGGTTGACGACAACAACGTTATCACCGATGCTAAATTTAAAACCTTCGGTTGCGGTTCTGCTATCGCTTCTTCATCTTTAGCTACTGAGTGGTTAAAAGGTAAATCTATCGATGATGCTATGGCGATTGACAATATGGATATTGTTGAGGAGCTGGCTCTGCCACCGGTAAAAATTCACTGTTCAGTATTAGCCGAAGATGCGATCAAAGCTGCCATTAACGATTACCGCGTTAAAAACGGCCTGGCTCCCATCGAATCAGAAAAATCACACCATTAA
- a CDS encoding iron-sulfur cluster assembly accessory protein, with the protein MVTVTDKAKSKIDHLMQDAGLDASYFLRVSVQGGGCSGLSYNLDFDNEEKKGDQFFEDKGVRMALDMKSFLYLAGTELDFSDGLNGKGFNFANPNASRTCGCGESFSV; encoded by the coding sequence ATGGTAACCGTAACAGATAAAGCTAAAAGCAAAATTGATCACCTGATGCAGGATGCCGGGCTGGATGCCTCGTATTTTTTACGGGTTTCGGTGCAGGGCGGTGGCTGTTCGGGTTTATCATACAACCTCGACTTCGATAACGAGGAAAAAAAAGGCGATCAGTTTTTTGAAGACAAAGGCGTACGTATGGCCCTGGATATGAAATCTTTTTTATACCTGGCCGGTACCGAGCTCGACTTTTCGGACGGACTGAACGGCAAAGGTTTCAATTTTGCTAACCCTAATGCCAGCCGCACTTGCGGTTGTGGCGAAAGCTTCTCGGTGTAA
- the lysS gene encoding lysine--tRNA ligase yields MSIAALSEQEILRRESLQQLRALGINPYPAEAYPVNAWAHDINTNFNNNPEQYKEVTLAGRIMTRRIMGSASFAELQDTTGRVQIYIKRDDICPGEDKTLYNTVFKKLLDIGDYVGVKGYVFLTQTGEVSVHVQELQVLAKSLKPLPIVKRDDDGNVYDGFTDPELRYRQRYVDLTVNPEYKQIFINRSKVIGTMRNYFNEQSWMEVETPILQAIHGGAAARPFNTHHNTLDMPLYLRIANELYLKRLIVAGFDGVYEFGKMFRNEGMDRTHNPEFTAMEIYVAYKDYVWMMAMVEECLEKVAQAVHGNPVVKVGEHEINFAGPYLKLSMYDSIQKYTGIDVSMMDEAQLRQTCSDLAIDVDASMGKGKLIDEIFSAKVEAHLIQPTYITDYPIEMTPLAKKHRSKDGLVERFELFVNGKEIANAYSELNDPIDQRERFEEQLVLAGRGDDEAMAMDDDFLRALEYGMPPTSGLGIGIDRLVMLMTNQSTIQEVLFFPQMRPEKKAKMSTPDDFEKIGVPAEWVIVINQMGFKTVEELKAANPNKVFNDLGGMRKKLKLDITVPTKESVMAWFE; encoded by the coding sequence ATGAGTATTGCAGCTTTATCTGAGCAGGAAATTTTACGTCGCGAGTCGCTACAGCAATTGCGTGCATTGGGTATCAATCCCTATCCTGCCGAGGCCTACCCGGTTAATGCCTGGGCCCATGACATTAACACTAACTTTAATAACAACCCCGAGCAATATAAGGAGGTTACCCTGGCCGGCCGTATCATGACGCGCCGTATCATGGGCAGCGCTTCGTTTGCCGAATTGCAAGATACTACCGGCCGCGTGCAGATCTACATTAAACGCGACGATATTTGCCCCGGTGAGGATAAGACTTTATATAACACCGTTTTTAAAAAATTGCTGGACATTGGCGATTATGTAGGCGTTAAAGGCTACGTGTTTTTAACGCAAACCGGCGAAGTTTCGGTACACGTGCAGGAACTACAGGTGCTGGCCAAATCATTAAAACCACTGCCCATTGTTAAACGCGACGATGATGGCAACGTTTACGATGGCTTTACCGACCCGGAACTACGCTACCGTCAGCGTTATGTAGATTTAACGGTTAACCCCGAATACAAACAAATTTTCATCAACCGCTCTAAAGTTATTGGCACCATGCGTAATTACTTTAATGAGCAAAGCTGGATGGAAGTAGAAACGCCTATTTTGCAAGCCATACATGGCGGTGCGGCTGCTCGTCCGTTTAATACCCACCACAACACGTTGGATATGCCGCTTTACCTGCGCATTGCCAACGAGCTGTATTTAAAGCGCTTAATTGTAGCCGGTTTTGATGGCGTTTACGAGTTTGGTAAAATGTTCCGGAATGAGGGCATGGACCGCACCCACAACCCGGAGTTTACCGCCATGGAAATTTATGTAGCCTATAAAGACTACGTTTGGATGATGGCCATGGTTGAGGAATGTCTTGAAAAGGTAGCCCAGGCCGTACACGGCAACCCGGTAGTTAAAGTTGGCGAGCACGAAATTAACTTTGCCGGCCCGTACTTAAAACTATCGATGTATGACTCTATACAGAAATACACAGGCATTGATGTGTCAATGATGGACGAGGCCCAACTGCGCCAAACCTGTAGCGATTTAGCCATTGACGTAGATGCCTCTATGGGTAAAGGCAAACTGATTGATGAGATTTTTAGCGCTAAGGTAGAAGCTCACCTGATACAACCTACCTACATCACCGACTACCCTATCGAGATGACGCCACTCGCCAAAAAACACCGCAGCAAAGACGGTTTGGTTGAGCGTTTTGAACTGTTTGTAAATGGCAAGGAAATAGCCAACGCTTACAGCGAGCTGAACGACCCGATTGACCAGCGCGAGCGTTTTGAAGAGCAATTGGTGTTGGCCGGCCGCGGCGACGATGAAGCCATGGCGATGGACGACGACTTTTTGCGTGCCTTGGAATACGGCATGCCGCCAACCTCGGGCCTGGGTATAGGTATCGACCGTTTGGTGATGCTGATGACCAACCAAAGCACCATCCAGGAAGTTTTATTTTTCCCCCAGATGCGCCCCGAAAAGAAAGCAAAAATGAGTACGCCAGACGATTTTGAAAAAATCGGAGTGCCGGCCGAATGGGTTATCGTTATAAACCAGATGGGCTTTAAAACTGTTGAAGAGTTGAAGGCAGCTAACCCTAACAAAGTATTTAATGACTTAGGTGGTATGCGTAAAAAATTAAAGTTAGACATCACCGTACCTACTAAGGAAAGTGTAATGGCTTGGTTTGAATAA
- a CDS encoding IscS subfamily cysteine desulfurase, with translation MNLPIYLDNNATTPMDPRVLEAMLPYFTQKFGNAASRNHHFGWVAEEGVDYAREQVAKLIGASEKEIIFTSGATESDNLAIKGVFEMYKDKGNHIITAVTEHKAVLDACKHVEKLGGKVTYLAVKEDGLVDLAELEAAMTPETILISIMYGNNEIGVVQPVRQIADIAHKHGALFMTDATQAVGKISVDVNRDGIDLLALSAHKMYGPKGVGALYVRRKGPRVKVTAQMDGGGHERGMRSGTLNVPGIVGLGKACEIAYNEMDSEAARLSALRDKLQNELTKLEESYVNGNQEHRLPHTANISFKYVEGEGLMMAMKDLAVSSGSACTSASLEPSYVLKSLGLSDDLAHSSIRFGLGRFTTEEEVDYAIEVTRKAVTHLRELSPLWEMFKEGIDLNSIEWAEH, from the coding sequence ATGAACCTTCCTATATATTTAGACAACAATGCCACCACCCCAATGGATCCTCGGGTGCTGGAAGCTATGCTGCCGTACTTTACGCAAAAGTTTGGTAATGCAGCCAGCCGCAACCACCACTTTGGATGGGTAGCCGAAGAGGGTGTTGATTACGCTCGCGAGCAGGTGGCTAAGCTGATTGGTGCAAGCGAAAAAGAGATTATCTTCACTTCGGGTGCTACTGAGTCAGACAACCTTGCTATTAAGGGTGTGTTCGAGATGTATAAAGATAAGGGTAACCACATTATCACTGCAGTTACCGAACATAAAGCTGTTTTAGATGCCTGTAAACACGTAGAGAAATTAGGTGGTAAGGTTACTTACCTGGCAGTTAAAGAAGACGGTTTGGTCGATCTAGCCGAGCTGGAAGCAGCTATGACACCTGAAACTATACTGATCTCTATTATGTATGGCAACAACGAAATTGGTGTTGTACAACCGGTTAGGCAAATTGCAGATATTGCACACAAACACGGCGCATTGTTTATGACTGATGCAACCCAAGCGGTAGGTAAAATTTCGGTTGATGTTAACCGTGATGGTATTGATCTGCTGGCTTTATCGGCTCACAAAATGTATGGCCCCAAAGGTGTAGGTGCTTTGTATGTACGCCGTAAAGGACCACGTGTTAAAGTTACTGCCCAGATGGACGGTGGCGGCCACGAACGCGGTATGCGCTCAGGAACCTTAAACGTACCGGGCATTGTAGGTTTAGGTAAAGCCTGCGAAATTGCTTATAACGAAATGGATAGCGAAGCTGCCCGTTTATCTGCCCTGCGCGATAAGTTGCAGAATGAACTGACTAAACTTGAAGAGAGCTATGTAAACGGTAATCAGGAACACCGCTTACCACATACCGCTAACATTTCTTTCAAGTATGTTGAAGGCGAAGGTTTGATGATGGCTATGAAAGATTTAGCTGTATCGTCAGGCTCGGCTTGTACTTCGGCTTCTTTAGAGCCATCGTACGTGCTGAAAAGCTTAGGCTTGTCTGATGACCTTGCACATTCTTCTATCCGTTTTGGCTTAGGCCGTTTCACTACCGAAGAAGAAGTGGATTATGCCATCGAGGTTACCCGTAAGGCCGTTACTCACCTGCGCGAACTTTCGCCACTGTGGGAAATGTTTAAAGAAGGTATTGACCTCAACTCTATTGAGTGGGCAGAACATTAA